The following nucleotide sequence is from Spirochaetales bacterium.
AGACGCCTATCCATAAAAAAATAACCGGTACTTTGAAAATAAAAAACACTATTGACAATAACAGGAAGAATATTCCCGAGACAATTTTAATCGGCAATGTTGATCTCTTAACACTGAATATTGTCGCAATTGTTAATAGTAATGAAAATACTGAGATCACAGGATGAATCTCTATCATACGATACGATACCAAAAGACCATATAAATTCAGACTCAATGACGAAACACTCGTACTGACTCTGATTAAAATGATGAGAAGTGCCGCTATTATCAAGAAGACGATACTCAAAATATATTCTTTAAATGTGAAGGATTTATAGTTTTCTATTCCAAAACCGACCAGAAAACCTATAAATACCAATAATGAAGACGGGTGCGCCATATAGGCGATACAGGTAAAGATAAATGCATATACAATGGTCCTGACATGACTGCGCTTTGGATTTTCAAACAAATAATAAAGACAGGCAATCAAAAGGAGAACAGGGCTATAGTTGATGCCGTGCAAATGAAACAAATAGATATAGCCTGTAAAAAAAACACCGGTAATCAATAAACTAGAAAGTGCAAATATTTTCTTTTCTTTCACAACCATCGCAATAAAAAACCAGGCAATAATAGCAAGAAGAAAGTTATATAGTTGATGCAAATATATCCCGCCGCCGGTTATTTTATAGCATAGATATACGATAAGATTGTTTAATGGGCGGAAATTGGGTTGATAAAATATATTTTCGGTAATCGCCTGAATAAAATTAGTCTTCCCGAGAATCACAACCCAGAAATATGATTCATTATGGTTTTCAAATGGAAATGCGATAAAAAAACAGAACGTTATTCCCAATATCGCGATTAGCCCGTAATGAAACGTGTGTAGTCCGTCAATTTTAGAATTTTCCATTTATTCCTTCTTACCCGACATAATATTCTTTACATATTATCCGATACAAACCATGTTTTTTACTGTAATACATATTTCATGCAAAAGTCAATAAATTATCGGGTATAACCATGAACCCGGATACCTCGCATATAGTGACGTATCACCAACAGACGGAAATCATTATCGCCATCAGGGGGATTCGATTGTTTTCGTACTATCGCGATTAACCGTAACGACCGTCAATAAAAATATTCCCCATAAAAAACTGGTCGGTACAATAAACGTACTCTCGGACATGTTATGAATTAAAATCATTATTAATAGAATCAACCGAAGCCTCGAATAAATCAGATTATATTTATCTTTTTTCGATAATACGATTATATTTTTATATGATTGTAATAATACAAGTATAAAAATTACAAAACCGGCAAGGCCGAGTTCCAAGTAAATATTAATATAACCATTATGAGAACTATTTAAAACAAAACTATAAACGTTAAACAAAGGATTTGTTAAATTAATGTACCAGAACGCCCCAAAACCGGGCCCGAACAGCCAATGGCGTAAAGAAATTTGAATCAATAATGTCCATATACCGATACGTCCGGAAAAAGTCATATCACGCCCTGACGATTCAACAATAACCTCCAGAAGCGTTTTATCAAAAAAAGCACCCGTGATCGTTTCTTCCAGATAAAACAATATAAAAGCGGTAATTGATATCCTCATTATCCTGTTGATATCCTTTTTCGATCTAAACAGGACAAACATGAGGACGAGGCTTATGATAAATATCAGGACCGATGTGTTACTCCTCGAATCCGATGAACCACCCAGCAGGTACAGACCCAGCAGGATAAATACGATATACAGTCTTTTCGCTTTTTTATTTTTTTCTGTAATCATAGAGAAAACGAAATTCGTCAGGAAAATTGCCGTTACAACACCGAGAGAATTCTTGTGAATGGTAATTCCAACCCACATCTGTGTAAGGCCGTCTTGTGTAAAGGCAACGCCGATATACCTGAAATACTTAATGCATATAATCGAAAAAGGAAATACAATATAAGCGGACCACCGGAATATGGCACAGAGCGCTTCCATGGGATCATCGTCCGTCAGGACGACCATACTGACGATGATATCTCCGACAATTCTGATCCACCGCTTTATCGATATATCTTTATAATCCGACCATATAATACTGATTAACATGTATAAAAACAGCAGGATCAAGGCAAGATTTTTCCTAATAATTTCCTGTATATTAATATTGTTTTTAATCAGGATGATAATACTCAAAAACATCAAAAGAATGAGAAAATTTCTGTCTATTGGGCTTCCGGCCGAGATATCGAAATCCGTAGCGATGGTTTGAGCGGGATTTAACCAATAAGCCAACGATCTTCCCGTACTGCTGTATAACAGCCATATGAACGGCACAATCAGCTTCAAAGAATAGCGTTTGTGTATTCGCAAATCGATAATAAAGACAATGGTAACAAAAACAATACAGGCAAATAATGCTATATTTGGACTCATATATTCACTGTTTCATTCTTAAATTTGGCGGTCGAAATATGTTACATAACAATCTCAGCTTTTTATCGATATTCATGGCTTTATCATTACCCCAGCATTATTCAACTGCCTGGCTGCTTTTTATTTTTTTCAATCCGGTTTCAATGAAACCATGATATATCAAACACATACAATACCGGGTTAAAAGAAAGTATAATGTAAAATACCAATAATTGTCCAGCAATCATTGTCTTTCAGCAGCGATGTTTCCAACTTTCCAGCCCCACCTCATCGAAATCACGTGAAATGACCCTTTTGTCAATAAGGCTTTTGATGTGCGTACGGGAAATAAATGGCAATAATTATGCTTGACTTTGCTCAGAAGATATAATAGTCTGTTATTGAATAAATCAAATCGGCTTGTGAAGTCTTTCCGGCATTAAAATTATATGATAAAGGAGACACTATGAAACAAATAATCAGTATATTTTGCATACTTTTAATCTTCAATGCCGCTCTTTTCTCACAGACAGCCGAACGGTTGGCCGAAAAACCGGCGGCAAAAAAACCGGAAAAACACGAAATCGGTTTTATTTTTCAAATAGAAAACATCTACCGGTTTGTTACAAATTATTCCGACGGCATCATTTCGGGATTTGGTCTCAAGTACTGGTTTTCAAGTAAACTGGCTTTTCGTGGTGTTACCTATTTTAATATCTTTACCGATGCAGAAGATGATGTGAACAACTATTATTCTTTTGGCCTTGGCGGTATAGCAGAATACCATTTTACCAGCGGCAAGGCATCCCCTTATTTAGGCGGTATGGGCGGCTTTGAAATTCTCAACCAGAATGAAGAGTTCTATCTGGATTATCATATCGGCGGTGTCCTTGGCGTAGAAATCAGAACAGAAGCATATCTTTCGTTTTTTGCAGAATACAGGTTGCTTATCGTCTTTGACGAAATGGGAATGACAGTCGATTTGGGCAAACAATATCTGCCGGTCCTTGGCGTTACCATCTATTTTTAAGTATTTTTATATGTCCTGTATAACCATAAACAGAATTCTCATAATGTCAAATATATTATCCTTATTGTAAGCTGTATAATAACCCGATAAACGGCAATAATCCGTTAATAGTTAAGGAGAAAAATATGCCTGGCATATCAGGAATTATTTCAAAGGCCAATAATAGTCAAAACAAACGGCGAATTCTGGAAATGACGAACGCGATGATGCATGAGTCTTTTTATAATTCAGGTACATATATAAATGAAAATGATGGAATATATATCGGCTGGGTCTCACATCGGGGGTCTTTCGATGACTGTCTGCCGGTGACGAATGAAACAAAAAATTTATTGCTTTTTTTCTCCGGTGAAAATTATATTGACAATGCCCTGCTCGATCACCTCAAGAA
It contains:
- a CDS encoding O-antigen ligase family protein, translating into MSPNIALFACIVFVTIVFIIDLRIHKRYSLKLIVPFIWLLYSSTGRSLAYWLNPAQTIATDFDISAGSPIDRNFLILLMFLSIIILIKNNINIQEIIRKNLALILLFLYMLISIIWSDYKDISIKRWIRIVGDIIVSMVVLTDDDPMEALCAIFRWSAYIVFPFSIICIKYFRYIGVAFTQDGLTQMWVGITIHKNSLGVVTAIFLTNFVFSMITEKNKKAKRLYIVFILLGLYLLGGSSDSRSNTSVLIFIISLVLMFVLFRSKKDINRIMRISITAFILFYLEETITGAFFDKTLLEVIVESSGRDMTFSGRIGIWTLLIQISLRHWLFGPGFGAFWYINLTNPLFNVYSFVLNSSHNGYINIYLELGLAGFVIFILVLLQSYKNIIVLSKKDKYNLIYSRLRLILLIMILIHNMSESTFIVPTSFLWGIFLLTVVTVNRDSTKTIESP